In Torulaspora globosa chromosome 1, complete sequence, a genomic segment contains:
- the NUR1 gene encoding Nur1p (ancestral locus Anc_2.368) — MSYRVSKERYIPLNASIREDDELFDDNVDKNTSSIRRTLLILITAPSDWHILLNEWIQSIDLDAKAYSFAQPLGHSLTFLLYVIRLLQDNLIRPESYKIASNQDAFDLSRSEKLREYEYLNRYSVNREANSTATFYASFLSGVSKFFNLLTAALLIVNLGLTYQFFFGHFRSYSLFSSKERPVSKHVTKRSLRNLNDEYLENIYNGSLWSMLKYIFRGSLTADEKTDDDEIYYSLEKWVPSKFTTHFFACFCPTGVFFLLLCDISFTTAIPVVLHQIILHYMVIDRYEERLVDEAVIHQALMTDYEAKVVKPYTNKMMQDVQVDATTYGEGYVRFWPAISSSKSPIFKTHSVMGDTILEKFNSRTQEFEDVVGAGESHNLIMETPHFYPTCPYHNAMECRSSPRYHKNISGPGKMSTSSGFYSPYVYTASGMSSPLHAGGNSPIHLGSSQLHHQRQSPSMGQHLKRKSTSPLRRSVTPNDA; from the coding sequence ATGTCATATCGAGTTTCGAAAGAGCGCTATATCCCTCTCAATGCTTCCATcagagaagatgatgagtTATTTGATGATAACGTTGATAAGAACACTTCCTCGATACGACGAACTCTCCTAATTTTGATCACTGCGCCGTCAGATTGGCATATTCTTTTGAATGAATGGATCCAGAGTATTGATTTGGATGCCAAAGCTTACTCGTTCGCCCAGCCGTTGGGACATAGTTTGACCTTCTTACTTTATGTTATAAGGCTTTTGCAAGACAACCTAATCAGACCTGAAAGCTATAAGATTGCATCTAATCAAGATGCTTTCGACCTTTCGAGATCAGAAAAGTTGAGAGAATACGAATATTTAAACCGATACAGTGTCAATAGGGAAGCAAATTCGACGGCTACTTTTTATGCCAGCTTCCTGAGCGGCGTAAgcaagttcttcaatttgctgACCGCTGCTCTTCTGATTGTGAATTTGGGCCTGACTTAccagttcttctttggcCATTTCAGAAGTTACTCGCTTTTCAGTTCTAAAGAGAGACCGGTATCAAAGCATGTCACTAAAAGAAGCTTAAGGAATCTGAACGATGAGTACTTGGAGAATATATATAATGGATCACTGTGGTCGATGTTGAAATATATATTCCGAGGCAGCCTCACGGCTGATGAAAAGAcagatgacgatgaaatATACTATAGTCTAGAGAAATGGGTACCATCAAAATTCACTACGCACTTCTTCGCTTGTTTCTGTCCAACCGGCGTATTTTTTCTATTGCTTTGTGATATCTCGTTCACTACCGCCATACCAGTTGTTCTCCACCAGATTATTCTGCATTACATGGTGATTGATCGATACGAAGAAAGGTTGGTAGACGAGGCAGTTATTCATCAAGCTTTGATGACCGACTATGAGGCCAAGGTAGTGAAGCCATATACCAATAAAATGATGCAAGATGTGCAAGTTGATGCCACCACATATGGCGAGGGCTACGTAAGGTTTTGGCCCGCGATAAGCTCATCCAAGTCACCTATCTTCAAGACACACTCTGTGATGGGTGATACCATATTAGAGAAGTTCAATTCGCGAACacaagaatttgaagacGTAGTCGGCGCTGGTGAATCTCATAACCTCATCATGGAAACACCACACTTCTACCCAACTTGCCCTTATCACAATGCAATGGAATGCCGGTCATCTCCTCGCTATCACAAGAATATATCAGGCCCAGGAAAAATGAGcacatcttctggtttTTATTCGCCTTACGTTTACACAGCGTCCGGGATGTCGTCTCCACTTCACGCTGGCGGAAACTCTCCCATTCATCTTGGTTCAAGCCAATTGCATCATCAAAGACAGTCCCCTTCCATGGGCCAACATCTCAAAAGGAAGTCAACAAGTCCACTTAGGCGATCGGTTACTCCGAATGATGCATAA